From Thermogladius calderae 1633, a single genomic window includes:
- a CDS encoding S16 family serine protease: MSRQGGMVLSGRIVAFVLLAAVLISPLVSSSELVNYKYVKTVVLHAPAVSSSGAGILTNITLSIAYPGKGRVYFSALPLTELDTQAAARVAAWVAASISGASFYDYDYFVSMEASAPVVGGPSASGLMTVGFLSLFLNTTTKPYATMTGMINPDGSIGPVGGIKEKLDAAKSMGFTLFLIPYGQRYYTYPVVNQTVTPFGIIRRVTYVTIDLVKYGQEIGVNVVEVKTAREAFQYLTGYSIACPKQAEIALPNVVTNTVNNVTFKTLNETSNNLDRAQAMLKYISANALYYDYVAQLITRARNYAANATHYLALNMNIVANSFAFRSLVYSTYALWLAQYLSGRLSFDDIVKNVNDTINEASRLFEKVQPFSLTYFGLEAFIDNLASYYDSQILLYTALNSTSLTSQLYLLAYAYSEASLLSDWMGLVESLKGGPLVNESLVSQQAMTLYSLASTTVPYAQTLSSEVGVSVDSLTLASDYYAAAQQALNYNDTLALIGLSIYASAYSSLALHQMFSQGQAITRDLVKTVGDEAFCLLASTNYSSIMAQIYYEYGLEALNASSLDEALAAFSMSILYSQAVEQVGARATSYISPFTETPVPLTTTTTPPQQTTTTGSVTQTPASPRIPLTTAVIISVIALVSLIIGIILLLKGTRYPR; the protein is encoded by the coding sequence TTGAGTAGACAGGGTGGTATGGTGCTTAGTGGGCGGATCGTGGCGTTTGTTTTGCTAGCCGCAGTACTTATATCTCCTCTCGTGTCGTCCTCGGAACTCGTCAACTACAAGTACGTGAAGACGGTTGTATTACACGCCCCAGCAGTTAGCTCGAGTGGGGCCGGGATTCTCACCAATATAACACTGAGCATCGCGTACCCGGGTAAGGGGCGCGTCTACTTCTCCGCACTACCACTCACGGAGCTAGACACCCAAGCAGCAGCTCGTGTTGCCGCTTGGGTCGCCGCTAGCATTAGTGGTGCCAGCTTCTACGACTACGACTACTTCGTCTCGATGGAGGCGAGCGCGCCGGTCGTTGGCGGGCCGAGTGCCAGCGGGCTTATGACCGTGGGCTTCCTAAGCCTCTTCCTCAACACCACTACTAAGCCGTACGCTACAATGACGGGTATGATCAACCCGGACGGCTCGATCGGCCCTGTCGGCGGGATTAAGGAGAAACTGGATGCAGCCAAAAGTATGGGCTTCACGCTGTTCCTCATACCCTACGGGCAGAGGTACTACACGTATCCCGTTGTAAACCAGACGGTCACGCCATTCGGTATAATCAGGCGTGTCACCTACGTCACCATAGACTTAGTCAAGTATGGGCAGGAGATAGGCGTGAACGTGGTAGAAGTTAAGACAGCCAGAGAGGCATTCCAGTACCTCACAGGCTATTCTATCGCCTGCCCTAAGCAGGCCGAGATCGCCCTACCTAATGTCGTGACAAACACCGTGAATAATGTCACGTTTAAGACTCTAAACGAGACTTCGAACAACCTAGACCGGGCCCAGGCGATGTTGAAATACATATCAGCGAATGCCCTCTACTACGACTACGTCGCCCAGTTAATAACCCGGGCGAGAAACTATGCAGCGAACGCGACCCACTACCTGGCCTTGAACATGAACATAGTAGCGAACTCATTCGCGTTCAGGTCGCTCGTCTACTCTACATACGCTCTTTGGCTCGCGCAGTACTTGAGCGGGAGGCTGAGTTTCGATGACATAGTTAAAAACGTCAATGACACGATTAACGAGGCGTCCCGCCTCTTCGAGAAGGTACAGCCATTCAGTCTCACGTACTTCGGCCTGGAGGCGTTTATTGACAACCTGGCCTCGTACTACGACTCGCAGATACTGCTCTACACCGCGCTCAACTCGACCAGTCTAACCAGCCAGCTCTATTTGCTGGCCTACGCCTACAGCGAGGCGAGCTTGCTCAGCGACTGGATGGGCCTCGTCGAGTCTTTGAAAGGGGGACCCTTAGTTAACGAGAGCCTAGTGAGTCAACAGGCTATGACCCTGTACTCTCTCGCCTCGACTACTGTACCTTACGCACAGACTCTCTCTAGCGAGGTCGGCGTAAGCGTGGACAGCCTCACCCTGGCTAGTGACTACTACGCGGCCGCCCAGCAGGCATTAAACTACAACGACACACTAGCCCTAATAGGGCTAAGCATCTACGCCTCAGCTTACTCTAGCCTGGCTCTCCACCAGATGTTCTCTCAAGGGCAGGCGATCACGAGAGACCTGGTGAAAACTGTGGGAGACGAGGCCTTCTGTCTCTTAGCGAGCACTAACTACTCCTCCATAATGGCGCAGATATACTACGAGTACGGCCTCGAAGCTTTGAACGCCTCCTCGTTGGACGAAGCGCTAGCAGCGTTCTCTATGTCGATCCTTTACTCGCAGGCAGTCGAGCAGGTAGGTGCTAGAGCGACTAGCTACATCTCACCCTTCACTGAAACACCAGTTCCGCTAACAACCACGACAACGCCTCCTCAGCAAACCACAACGACTGGTAGTGTAACCCAGACACCAGCGTCTCCTAGAATACCTTTAACCACGGCTGTGATCATAAGCGTCATAGCCCTGGTCTCATTGATCATTGGCATAATACTGCTTCTCAAGGGCACGAGGTACCCTAGATGA
- a CDS encoding zinc metalloprotease HtpX: protein MNILYGLWWYNPLAMLSIMVAYVLGMLVMILGSYVIAPRLASRISGKLSLRTSMFLLGAVIIIGGIAGLLFLAGLVLAAIGVQANPSTGLALVLGVVLMVLILNGITYLISPLMINIMYRARRDEDLQKVVDEVARQAGFRKPPKAVVVEGPPNAFAYGNFLAGRWVAVSSEMLRITSRDELKAVIGHELGHHKHGDNAIMLFMGLIPSVLYYFGLMLVQASFYYSGLSSRRDKSSGGIVFLVAGVAAIILSFLTQILVLAFSRLREYYADAHGAAVAGARNMQRALAKLHVYYSYNKYARASLSESKLRALFIYAFTETYANPYYPAFLPRPPGDFSGIDIDDVIDELRRTQTSSPEEFFSTHPPIPKRIRFLDRLETGVEKL from the coding sequence ATGAACATACTCTACGGGCTGTGGTGGTACAACCCCCTGGCAATGCTCTCGATAATGGTAGCGTACGTCCTCGGCATGCTGGTCATGATTCTTGGCTCGTACGTCATAGCACCGAGGCTGGCGAGCAGAATAAGCGGAAAACTCTCCTTGAGAACCTCGATGTTCCTGCTAGGGGCTGTAATAATAATAGGCGGTATAGCCGGCCTACTCTTCCTCGCAGGGCTGGTACTAGCTGCTATCGGTGTCCAGGCCAATCCGTCTACCGGCCTCGCACTAGTTCTCGGCGTAGTCCTCATGGTTCTTATTCTAAACGGGATAACATACTTGATTTCGCCGCTGATGATCAACATTATGTACAGGGCCCGCAGAGACGAGGATCTTCAGAAGGTCGTGGACGAGGTGGCCCGCCAGGCGGGTTTCAGGAAGCCCCCGAAGGCCGTAGTGGTTGAAGGGCCTCCCAACGCGTTTGCCTACGGGAACTTCCTCGCCGGGAGGTGGGTTGCGGTATCTAGCGAGATGCTTAGGATCACCAGCAGAGACGAGCTGAAGGCCGTGATAGGGCACGAGTTAGGCCACCACAAACACGGCGATAACGCTATAATGCTGTTCATGGGGCTGATCCCCAGCGTCCTGTACTACTTCGGGCTCATGCTGGTCCAGGCGAGCTTCTACTACTCGGGCCTCTCGTCGCGGAGAGACAAGAGTAGCGGGGGTATAGTGTTCCTGGTAGCCGGAGTCGCGGCTATCATCCTCAGCTTCCTCACGCAAATACTAGTGCTGGCCTTCAGCAGGTTGAGGGAGTACTACGCCGACGCCCACGGGGCAGCCGTGGCTGGCGCTAGGAACATGCAGAGAGCCCTTGCTAAGCTCCACGTGTACTACAGCTACAACAAGTACGCTAGGGCGTCTCTGAGCGAGAGCAAGCTGAGAGCCTTGTTCATATACGCCTTCACGGAGACCTACGCTAACCCCTACTACCCAGCCTTCTTACCCAGGCCCCCCGGCGACTTCTCAGGCATCGACATAGACGATGTAATCGACGAGCTGAGGAGGACTCAAACCAGTAGCCCCGAAGAGTTCTTCAGTACACACCCGCCTATCCCGAAGAGGATAAGGTTCCTCGACCGCCTAGAGACAGGGGTCGAAAAACTCTAA
- a CDS encoding TATA-box-binding protein, producing MIRDKVLLMEFIARPTTRIENIVATVILEHGIDLDLLESKIPNITFRPDQFPGLIFRLDKPKATALIFRSGKMVVTGTKSTNELIEVVKRMIRILARHGIRITGKPRIQIQNIVASGDIHALVNLERAAYMLEDSMYEPEQFPGLIHRMREPRVVLLIFSSGKMVITGAKEEKEVEEAAKKIAQELTDLGCIIGPRLEEQE from the coding sequence ATGATTCGTGATAAGGTGCTTTTAATGGAGTTTATTGCTAGGCCCACGACAAGGATCGAGAACATCGTCGCCACCGTAATACTGGAGCACGGAATAGACCTAGACCTCCTCGAGTCAAAGATACCCAACATCACATTTAGGCCAGACCAGTTCCCCGGGCTAATATTCCGCCTCGACAAGCCTAAGGCGACTGCGCTCATTTTTAGGTCGGGCAAAATGGTTGTGACAGGTACGAAGAGCACCAACGAGCTGATCGAGGTAGTGAAGAGGATGATAAGGATCCTGGCGAGGCACGGTATAAGGATAACCGGTAAACCCAGGATACAGATCCAGAACATCGTCGCTAGCGGGGACATCCACGCACTGGTGAACTTGGAGAGGGCCGCCTACATGCTCGAGGACAGCATGTACGAACCCGAGCAGTTCCCGGGCCTAATTCACAGGATGCGGGAGCCGCGCGTAGTTCTCCTGATCTTTAGTAGCGGTAAAATGGTTATTACGGGTGCGAAGGAGGAGAAGGAGGTAGAGGAGGCCGCCAAGAAGATAGCCCAGGAGCTCACAGACCTCGGGTGTATAATAGGCCCTAGGCTGGAAGAACAGGAATAA